In one window of Canis lupus baileyi chromosome 10, mCanLup2.hap1, whole genome shotgun sequence DNA:
- the HINT2 gene encoding adenosine 5'-monophosphoramidase HINT2, producing MAAALAVAAGLRVARRVVAVAGPRGAQVRAAGSVTDGSEVTKAQQAAPRGAAPTIFSRILDRSLPADILYEDQQCLVFRDVAPQAPVHFLVIPKKPIPRISQAEEEDQQLLGHLLLVAKKTAKAEGLGDGYRLVINDGKMGAQSVYHLHIHVLGGRQLQWPPG from the exons ATGGCGGCGGCCCTGGCGGTGGCCGCCGGGCTGCGCGTGGCGCGCAGGGTGGTGGCGgtggcggggccgcggggggcacAG GTCCGAGCAGCTGGGTCTGTGACTGACGGAAGCGAAGTGACCAAGGCCCAGCAGGCAGCTCCTAGGGGAGCAGCCCCAACTATCTTCTCCCGGATCCTGGATCGAAGCCTCCCAGCTGACATTCTCTATGAGGACCAGCAG TGTCTCGTATTCCGTGATGTGGCCCCTCAGGCTCCTGTGCACTTCCTGGTCATTCCTAAGAAGCCCATTCCTCGGATTAGCCAGGCTGAAGAAGAAGACCAGCAG CTTCTAGGACACCTTCTCCTTGTGGCCAAAAAGACAGCAAAGGCTGAAGGCCTAGGAGATGGATACCGACTTG TGATCAACGATGGAAAGATGGGCGCACAGTCTGTGTATCATCTGCATATTCACGTACTTGGGGGCCGACAGCTCCAGTGGCCTCCAGGTTGA